One genomic region from bacterium encodes:
- a CDS encoding sigma-70 family RNA polymerase sigma factor, with product MDPISPQLIRDAIAGDQKAYAEIVHRYRNQIYNLILRMVRRREEAEDLTQETFIKAFNALASFNAEYAFSTWLYKIAVNNCIDHFRKKRLKTFPIDNPITAKDGELQREFPDQEAGPDAGLMEKERRLTIEEAIASLPEKYRQAIVLRHAQDKSYEEIALGLGIPIGTVKVRIFRAREMLKKKLRDQRKSLFS from the coding sequence ATGGATCCCATATCACCTCAACTCATACGCGATGCCATCGCCGGGGATCAGAAGGCCTATGCCGAGATCGTCCACCGTTACCGCAACCAGATCTACAACCTTATTCTGCGGATGGTGCGGCGGCGCGAAGAGGCGGAGGATCTGACCCAGGAGACCTTTATCAAGGCCTTCAATGCCCTGGCCAGTTTCAATGCCGAATATGCCTTCAGCACCTGGCTTTACAAGATCGCCGTCAACAACTGCATCGACCATTTCCGTAAAAAACGCCTCAAGACCTTTCCGATCGACAATCCCATCACGGCGAAGGATGGCGAGCTGCAGCGCGAGTTTCCCGACCAGGAGGCCGGCCCCGATGCCGGATTGATGGAAAAAGAACGCCGCCTCACGATCGAGGAGGCCATCGCCTCGCTGCCGGAAAAATACCGCCAGGCCATCGTCTTGCGCCATGCCCAGGATAAATCCTACGAAGAGATCGCTCTGGGGCTCGGGATCCCCATCGGCACCGTCAAGGTGCGCATCTTCCGGGCGCGCGAAATGTTGAAGAAAAAGCTGCGCGACCAGCGCAAGAGCCTTTTCAGCTGA
- the hemW gene encoding radical SAM family heme chaperone HemW: protein MDPLALYIHIPFCQHKCIYCDFYSTTRTHLLPRYLAALQQEIAFYRRSPLFADRFLASLYWGGGTPSLIPPDVLEPLLETLTVAWPPGPDTEITLEANPGALDIRHLAGYRRAGINRLSLGIQSFDDRELQLLTRIHSAAAAHSAITAAREAGFSNLSLDLIFGLPGQSVTTYAASVTAALEYHPEHLSLYSLTVEPVTPLAGAFARGELQRCDEEHEREMFLTGKTLLECAGYRHYEISNYSRPGCEARHNQGYWGGSDYLGVGPAAHSYAAGKRWWNVRDLEAYLESWERGEPAVAGEETLGMEEKRTETVLLGLRRSAGIDLELWQQRFGEDLLKRGARVLKRLGGVALGSPPFAAAEGEALLTLNGARLALTRNGVLLYDLVCRELCAGIS, encoded by the coding sequence ATGGACCCGCTGGCCCTCTATATCCATATCCCCTTTTGCCAGCACAAGTGCATCTACTGCGACTTTTACTCCACGACCCGCACCCACCTGCTGCCGCGCTACCTCGCGGCGCTGCAGCAGGAGATCGCCTTTTACCGGCGCTCCCCCCTTTTCGCGGACCGCTTCCTCGCCAGCCTCTATTGGGGCGGCGGAACCCCATCCCTGATCCCGCCTGATGTCCTCGAGCCGCTCCTCGAAACCCTTACCGTCGCCTGGCCGCCCGGGCCCGATACCGAGATCACCCTCGAAGCCAACCCCGGCGCCCTTGACATCCGCCATCTCGCCGGGTACCGCCGCGCCGGCATCAACCGCCTCTCCCTTGGCATCCAGTCTTTCGACGACCGCGAACTGCAGCTGCTGACCCGCATCCACTCGGCCGCCGCAGCGCATTCCGCTATCACAGCCGCCCGGGAGGCGGGCTTTTCCAATCTCAGCCTGGACCTCATTTTCGGACTGCCCGGCCAATCCGTCACTACGTACGCCGCGTCGGTCACCGCTGCCCTCGAGTACCACCCCGAACATCTCTCGCTCTACAGTCTGACCGTGGAACCCGTCACCCCACTGGCCGGAGCGTTCGCACGCGGCGAACTGCAGCGCTGCGATGAAGAACACGAGCGGGAGATGTTTCTCACCGGCAAGACACTGCTGGAATGCGCCGGCTACCGTCACTACGAGATCTCCAATTACAGCCGGCCGGGGTGCGAAGCCCGGCACAATCAGGGGTACTGGGGCGGTTCGGATTACCTGGGGGTGGGACCGGCCGCCCACTCTTACGCTGCGGGGAAGCGCTGGTGGAACGTCCGGGATCTTGAGGCCTACCTCGAGAGCTGGGAGAGGGGAGAACCGGCGGTGGCTGGCGAAGAAACACTCGGGATGGAGGAGAAGCGGACCGAGACCGTTTTGCTGGGCCTGCGCCGCAGCGCCGGCATCGATCTTGAGCTCTGGCAGCAGCGCTTCGGCGAAGACCTTCTCAAGCGAGGCGCCCGCGTCCTGAAACGGCTGGGCGGTGTGGCGCTGGGGTCGCCCCCCTTCGCCGCTGCGGAGGGAGAGGCGCTCCTGACCCTGAACGGCGCACGGCTGGCACTGACGCGAAACGGGGTGCTGCTCTATGATCTGGTCTGCCGGGAGTTGTGCGCCGGGATCAGCTGA
- the lepB gene encoding signal peptidase I, with protein MSGKGRQIFKEYFEALTVALIAALILRILVIQAFRIPTGSMKDTLLVGDFLLVNKFVYGANTPDRIIGTDIKLPSLHMPAIHQPKRGDIIVFKYPLDEKLDYIKRCIGVPGDTVSMRKGLVYINSRPEGEIRFLERRFDDSEGRWINYYRVRIPEGREYTIRRYEGFAYDFGPVVVPPHHLFMMGDNRDNSQDSRYWGFMPMANIRGQAMVIYFSYDHAESLLHRVRWSRIFGIIR; from the coding sequence ATGAGCGGTAAAGGACGTCAGATTTTCAAGGAGTATTTCGAGGCATTGACCGTTGCGCTGATCGCCGCCCTGATCTTGCGCATACTGGTCATCCAGGCTTTTCGCATTCCCACCGGATCGATGAAGGACACCCTCCTGGTCGGTGATTTTCTCCTGGTCAACAAATTTGTCTATGGCGCCAACACCCCGGACCGCATCATCGGGACCGACATCAAACTGCCCTCCCTGCACATGCCAGCCATCCATCAGCCCAAACGTGGGGATATCATCGTCTTCAAGTACCCCCTCGATGAAAAACTTGACTATATTAAGCGCTGCATCGGTGTACCGGGCGACACCGTATCGATGCGCAAGGGTCTGGTCTATATCAACAGCAGGCCCGAGGGCGAGATCCGCTTCCTTGAACGTCGCTTCGATGACTCGGAGGGGCGCTGGATCAACTACTACCGGGTACGCATCCCCGAGGGCCGCGAGTATACCATCCGCCGCTATGAAGGATTCGCTTACGATTTTGGACCGGTGGTGGTACCGCCCCACCATCTCTTCATGATGGGCGACAACCGCGACAACAGCCAGGATAGCCGCTACTGGGGTTTCATGCCGATGGCGAATATCCGCGGCCAGGCCATGGTCATCTATTTCTCCTATGACCACGCCGAATCGCTTCTCCACCGCGTGCGGTGGTCGCGCATTTTCGGCATCATCCGCTGA